The genomic interval TTCTCTCAAATTTTTCTTTTGCCATGTTAAACCTCCTTAAATTTCTCCCTTTGCTTTTTTAATAATCTCTTCCTGCACTGCAGCAGGAACCCTATCATATGAATTAAATGCCATAGAAAATGATCCTCTTCCTTGTGTAATAGTACGCAAAATAGTTGAATACCCAAACATATTGGAAAGTGGTACAAGAGCTTTTATAATAGCAGTATGTCCTTTTTCAGTAATTCCACTTATACTGCCTCTCTTTGAGCTTAAGTTAGAAACAACATCACCCATAAATTTAATTGGGACAACCACTTCCACCTCCATTATAGGCTCAAGTAAATACGGCAAGCCTTTTCTCATAGCTTTTCTAAAAGCTTTAGCACCTGCAATTCTAAATGCAAGCTCTGAAGAATCTACTGGATGGTAAGAACCATCAATAAGCTCTACTTCAACATCTACCACAGGATATCCAAGTAACGGTCCTGATTCTTTCGCATTTTCAATTCCCTTCTTAATTGCAGGGATAAATTCCTTTGGTACTACGCCTCCTTTTGTTCTATCAATAAAATTAAAACCTTTTCCTTTTTCACTCTGTTGTACCACAAGAACGACATGACCATATTGTCCATGTCCGCCTGTCTGTTTTACATATTTTTCTTCGCCTTTACTTGCGCTCTCAATAGTTTCTTTATATGCAACCTGGGGCTTGCCTATCCTGGCCTCAACTTTATACTCTCTTAACAATCTCTCTATAATAATTTCAAGGTGTAGTTCTCCCATACCAGATATTATCGTTTCAGAAGTATCTTCGTCAAATTTAATCCTAAATGTTGGATCCTCTATAGCAAACCTTGCAAGTGCAGCAGAAAGCTTAGATTGGGCTGCTCTCGTCTTTGGTTCAACAGCTACAGAAATAACAGGTTCAGAAAAACTCATTTTTTCAAGAAATACAGGATGAGATGCATCGCAAAGTGTATGACCTGTGTACGAATCTTTTAAACCAACAATAGCACCGAGTCCTCCTGCTTTAATAGAATCTATATCTTCTTTTTTATTAGCATGCAATCTAAGCAACCGTGCAATTCTTTGTTTTTTCTCAATAGTAGAATCTAACACATAGCTTCCCTTTGTAAGTGTACCAGAGTACACCCGAACAAAAGTGAGCGTACCAACATAAGGATCAGACATTACTTTAAATACAAGAGCAGCAAGTGGCACATTCTGGTCAGGTAAACATTCTACTTCTTCCTCAGTTTTCAAATCTTCAGCTATCACAGGTTTAACATTTAAGGGAGAAGGTAAATATGCACAAACAGCATCAAGAACTATTTGAATACCCTTATTTTTGTATGATGAACCTATCAAAACAGGATAAGCAAGATTAGCGATAGTAGCTTGCCTTATTGCCTTTTTTAATATTTCTTTTGGAATATTCTCTGTGTTAAGATATATTTCTAACGCTTCTTCGTCAACATCCGCTATTGTTTCAAAAAGTTCTTCCTTTCTGCTATTTACCTCGGCTCTATATTCTTCAGGAATATCTTCAATATCATATTTCTCACCAGAAGGATCACGGAATATGTATGCCTTTTCTTCAATTATATCAATGATTCCTACAAACTTTTCTTCCTCTCCTATAGGAAACCCTAAAACAAGCGGTTTTATATTAAGTCGCTCTTTTATAGTCTCTAAAGTACCATTAAATGACGCACCTAATCTGTCCATTTTGTTAATGTAAATAATTCTCGGCACATGATATCTATTGGCCTGTCTCCACACTGCTTCTGATTGTGCCTCAACTCCTTCTACCGCAGAAAAAATAACAAGTGCTCCATCAAGCACTCTAAGAGACCTTTCTACCTCTCCAGTAAAGTCAACGTGGCCGGGCGTATCT from Caldisericota bacterium carries:
- the fusA gene encoding elongation factor G, coding for NTPLDKVRNIGIIAHIDAGKTTTTERILYYTGRTYRLGNVDDGNTVMDWMEQEKERGITITSAVTTCFWKDFQINIIDTPGHVDFTGEVERSLRVLDGALVIFSAVEGVEAQSEAVWRQANRYHVPRIIYINKMDRLGASFNGTLETIKERLNIKPLVLGFPIGEEEKFVGIIDIIEEKAYIFRDPSGEKYDIEDIPEEYRAEVNSRKEELFETIADVDEEALEIYLNTENIPKEILKKAIRQATIANLAYPVLIGSSYKNKGIQIVLDAVCAYLPSPLNVKPVIAEDLKTEEEVECLPDQNVPLAALVFKVMSDPYVGTLTFVRVYSGTLTKGSYVLDSTIEKKQRIARLLRLHANKKEDIDSIKAGGLGAIVGLKDSYTGHTLCDASHPVFLEKMSFSEPVISVAVEPKTRAAQSKLSAALARFAIEDPTFRIKFDEDTSETIISGMGELHLEIIIERLLREYKVEARIGKPQVAYKETIESASKGEEKYVKQTGGHGQYGHVVLVVQQSEKGKGFNFIDRTKGGVVPKEFIPAIKKGIENAKESGPLLGYPVVDVEVELIDGSYHPVDSSELAFRIAGAKAFRKAMRKGLPYLLEPIMEVEVVVPIKFMGDVVSNLSSKRGSISGITEKGHTAIIKALVPLSNMFGYSTILRTITQGRGSFSMAFNSYDRVPAAVQEEIIKKAKGEI